From a region of the Colias croceus chromosome 14, ilColCroc2.1 genome:
- the LOC123697485 gene encoding glycine-rich cell wall structural protein, with protein sequence MQIAIANIIYHPLAETSRLTKMKYHIFLGLFAVAAAYPGFIHEEAPQIDHQALISESGHHHQIQHEHAKSHQSIKFEHFHPVPVYIKKEHSHLLKHPLEKGQSESNLKQIHPETQQAHGHGLVLEDHRLNTDHHAGLGHGGFEHGGLEHAGFEHGGLEHGGLSGGLEHEGISGGLEHGGVSQGIEHGGYQHGGYEQFAGGYESGEGLKAYAESHQPEIQGHYYGEQSQGLGGSEEGHNYGHY encoded by the exons ATGCAAATAGCAATTGCTAACATTATCTACCACCCTCTTGCAGAGACCAGTAGACTTACCAAAATGAAGTACCAT aTATTCCTTGGACTGTTTGCTGTGGCGGCAGCCTACCCTGGTTTCATCCACGAAGAGGCCCCACAAATCGATCATCAAGCACTTATCTCTGAGTCAGGACATCATCATCAGATCCAACACGAACACGCTAAGTCACATCAGTCAATCAAATTCGAACATTTCCATCCAGTCCCAGTATACATCAAGAAGGAACACAGCCATCTCTTGAAGCACCCGCTTGAAAAGGGACAGAGCGAATCAAACTTGAAGCAAATTCACCCTGAAACCCAGCAAGCACATGGTCATGGCTTAGTGCTGGAAGACCACAGGCTGAATACCGACCATCATGCCGGACTCGGTCACGGAGGCTTCGAGCACGGTGGTTTGGAGCATGCGGGTTTTGAGCACGGAGGTCTTGAGCATGGAGGTCTCTCTGGAGGTTTGGAACATGAAGGAATTTCTGGTGGATTAGAACACGGTGGCGTCTCCCAAGGCATTGAACACGGAGGATACCAACACGGTGGCTACGAACAGTTCGCTGGTGGTTATGAGAGCGGCGAAGGCTTAAAAGCATACGCTGAATCGCATCAACCCGAAATTCAGGGACATTATTACGGAGAACAATCGCAAGGCCTCGGTGGGAGCGAAGAAGGTCACAATTACGGCCactattaa
- the LOC123697434 gene encoding transcriptional regulator DEF1-like, translating into MLTQVTLISIILTSVAIQAKQLDRGPQTFTDTNDSSAGAAQNQQKRFASKGIIVYLTADQIKEFQAGKMELQSLSSGETSISRRPNVRKLQQQNSQSRFNSHRENLNILKAPLVHKSQLVDIEQEQQGEGYVNAPNRLPLNRGGLTPQLLLFSPDNQKPEIQSNKKTQQSNKNELSPRNPVNQENSEEQYLQEQIKKYFQNTFENNNYKQGKPVSNVQRNQPESSNQEAQQQQQEVANYNSLLNALVRGNLLREQNNATENQQSSEQENALGNLSPVIIQKEVHITQHKHVPVVKHVKVPVPTPVLVPILHPYEVRVPQPYPVPAEANARVPTQERNAERNVQENTERNVQRNSDRNAERNAEKDAVRSAERNAERNAEENAERNGESTAESTAERNAEGAEVQRVPFELRHHGKNVYINVDSPAYLQLWKHK; encoded by the exons ATGTTAACTCAG GTTACTCTTATctctattattttaacatcagTTGCTATTCAAGCAAAGCAATTGGACCGAGGACCCCAAACCTTTACGGATACTAATGATTCGTCGGCAGGAGCAGCACAAAATCAACAGAAAAGATTTGCCAGTAAGGGTATAATAGTCTATTTAACTGCAGATCAAATTAAAGAATTTCAAGCTGGCAAGATGGAACTTCAGTCGCTTTCCTCAGGTGAAACATCTATAAGTCGACGACCAAATGTACGAAAACTGCAACAACAAAATTCCCAATCGAGGTTTAATTCTCACCGTGAAAACCTTAATATTTTGAAGGCTCCGCTTGTGCATAAATCGCAGTTAGTTGACATTGAACAGGAGCAACAAGGTGAAGGATACGTGAATGCACCAAACAGGCTACCATTGAATCGCGGTGGACTAACACCACAATTATTGTTGTTCAGTCCAGACAATCAGAAACCAGAAATTCAATCCAACAAAAAAACTCagcaaagtaataaaaatgaattgagCCCAAGGAATCCGGTAAATCAAGAAAACTCAGAAGAACAGTATTTACAagaacaaattaaaaagtattttcagAATActtttgaaaacaataattataaacaaggAAAGCCAGTCTCAAATGTTCAAAGGAATCAGCCTGAGAGTAGCAATCAAGAAgcacaacaacaacaacaagaGGTCGCTAATTATAATTCCTTGTTGAATGCCTTAGTTCGCGGCAATTTGCTACGCGAACAAAACAACGCGACAGAAAACCAACAATCGTCGGAACAAGAGAATGCTCTTGGTAATTTATCGCCAGTTATAATCCAGAAGGAGGTACACATTACGCAACACAAGCATGTGCCTGTTGTGAAACATGTTAAGGTTCCCGTCCCAACACCAGTGTTAGTTCCTATTCTTCATCCATATGAGGTGAGGGTACCCCAGCCTTATCCTGTACCAGCGGAAGCAAACGCACGCGTGCCCACACAAGAGAGGAATGCAGAGAGAAATGTTCAGGAAAATACAGAAAGAAATGTGCAAAGAAATAGCGATAGAAATGCAGAGAGAAATGCCGAGAAAGATGCCGTGAGAAGTGCAGAAAGAAATGCCGAGAGAAATGCCGAGGAAAATGCCGAGAGAAATGGTGAGAGTACTGCCGAGAGCACTGCTGAAAGAAATGCTGAGGGAGCCGAAGTCCAAAGGGTGCCTTTTGAATTGAGACATCACGGCAAAAATGTTTACATTAATGTAGACAGTCCTGCCTATCTCCAATTGTGGAAACACAAATAA